One window of the Herbiconiux sp. L3-i23 genome contains the following:
- a CDS encoding nucleoside phosphorylase: protein MSSKNAWYLRCSADEVGASAVLVGDRGRVHLAAELMEGSVLLNEDRGLTTATGYYEGERITVSAFGMGAPIAAVVMHELADLGVKRFVRLGTVMTVGETQLGELVVAHGAIRGESTSASYLPVEYPAVPDFALTAQLEAAVRAAGQPTRSGIYATYDGFYTEMFDTGVGVERVADRYARLAKVGVVAADMETSALFVAARALGVAAGSLCLASVAGTTNEKMAHADRVRSEAELLKAGFTALAASAMPAGV, encoded by the coding sequence ATGTCGAGCAAGAACGCCTGGTACCTGCGCTGCAGCGCGGACGAGGTCGGAGCATCGGCCGTCCTCGTCGGCGATCGCGGCCGTGTCCACCTCGCCGCGGAGCTGATGGAGGGTTCCGTCCTGCTCAACGAGGACCGGGGGCTCACCACCGCGACCGGCTACTACGAGGGCGAGCGCATCACCGTGAGCGCCTTCGGCATGGGGGCTCCGATCGCCGCCGTCGTCATGCATGAGCTCGCCGACCTCGGCGTGAAGCGTTTTGTGCGACTCGGCACCGTCATGACGGTGGGGGAGACGCAGCTCGGCGAGCTCGTGGTCGCGCACGGTGCCATCCGCGGCGAGTCGACCTCGGCGAGCTACCTGCCGGTCGAGTACCCGGCCGTGCCCGACTTCGCCCTCACCGCCCAGCTGGAGGCCGCCGTCCGCGCCGCCGGTCAGCCCACCCGGTCGGGCATCTATGCCACCTACGACGGCTTCTACACCGAGATGTTCGACACCGGCGTCGGAGTGGAACGGGTCGCCGACCGCTACGCCCGCCTCGCGAAGGTCGGAGTCGTCGCCGCGGACATGGAGACGAGCGCCCTGTTCGTCGCCGCCCGCGCGCTCGGTGTCGCAGCCGGATCCCTGTGCCTCGCGAGCGTCGCGGGAACCACCAACGAGAAGATGGCGCACGCCGACCGCGTGCGATCCGAGGCGGAACTGCTGAAGGCCGGCTTCACCGCCCTCGCCGCCTCCGCCATGCCCGCGGGCGTCTGA
- a CDS encoding carbohydrate kinase family protein — translation MTLAVVGYASLDYSTSTADFRGVDATSILHRGIASVEPGVGGIAHIVRAATATGADTEAISWVGPDSLGSRWREGLIASGGGTAGVSVTGSRSPSATLIEIGTGGTICLFDPADCHPDSLTPGQLDALAASTCVILTVSPRRLTEQVLDAVPETATLIWAVKHDDDAYTAELIARLLDRADVISFSEGERSYVSQDGVAPERRATPGTLVVETRGSRGVAWAFASADGAVRAGSIPVEPVAADDTTGAGDTFIGTLAGLAAQSGPLVSQSDEDVAALITSSSRAAGDLLRSRSTSGPTVGAPLKETL, via the coding sequence GTGACCCTCGCCGTCGTCGGCTACGCCAGCCTCGACTATTCGACGTCGACCGCCGACTTCCGCGGCGTCGATGCGACGAGCATCCTGCATCGCGGCATCGCCTCGGTCGAACCGGGAGTCGGCGGTATCGCCCACATCGTGCGCGCCGCGACGGCCACCGGAGCGGACACCGAGGCGATCAGTTGGGTCGGCCCCGACTCGCTCGGCTCGCGGTGGCGAGAGGGCCTCATCGCCTCCGGCGGCGGCACCGCGGGAGTGTCGGTCACCGGCAGCCGGTCGCCGAGCGCGACCCTCATCGAGATCGGGACGGGCGGCACGATCTGCCTGTTCGATCCCGCCGACTGCCACCCCGACTCCCTGACGCCGGGGCAGCTCGACGCCCTCGCGGCCAGCACCTGCGTCATCCTCACCGTCTCGCCCCGCCGCCTCACCGAGCAGGTCCTCGACGCGGTGCCCGAGACGGCGACGCTCATCTGGGCCGTCAAGCACGACGACGACGCCTACACGGCGGAACTCATCGCGCGCCTCCTCGATCGCGCCGACGTCATCAGCTTCAGCGAGGGCGAGCGCTCCTACGTGAGCCAGGACGGCGTCGCGCCCGAGCGTCGCGCGACGCCCGGCACCCTGGTCGTCGAGACACGGGGCTCCCGCGGTGTCGCGTGGGCCTTCGCATCGGCGGACGGCGCCGTGCGCGCCGGGTCGATCCCGGTCGAACCGGTCGCCGCCGACGACACCACCGGCGCGGGCGACACCTTCATCGGCACGCTCGCCGGTCTCGCCGCCCAGTCCGGGCCCCTCGTTTCGCAGAGCGACGAGGACGTCGCCGCGCTCATCACCTCATCGTCCCGAGCCGCGGGGGATCTTCTCCGCAGCCGGTCAACCTCCGGCCCGACGGTCGGTGCACCACTGAAGGAGACCCTCTGA
- a CDS encoding cysteine hydrolase family protein, with translation MITDRAIDTDSTMNTDSLTDEHTPETTPDPAVPTALVLVDVIASFFDPKEANFYPAALDVLDPIRELLETAREKGTLVIHAVERHYPGLEDFEFGKLPRHHQIGASDAAYVPGFEPIASGREVEVGKRRFSAFYATDLDLLLREQGIRRVILVGVKTNVCIRASAQDAFAGGFEVWVPRETTNSNRPHLAEASLEDIERYIGRVPTFAEAKASL, from the coding sequence ATGATCACCGACCGCGCCATCGACACCGACTCCACCATGAACACCGACTCCCTCACCGACGAGCACACGCCGGAGACGACACCCGACCCGGCGGTCCCCACCGCGCTCGTCCTCGTCGACGTCATCGCGTCGTTCTTCGACCCGAAGGAGGCCAACTTCTACCCGGCCGCCCTCGACGTGCTCGATCCGATCCGAGAGCTGCTCGAGACCGCCCGCGAGAAGGGCACCCTCGTCATCCACGCGGTGGAGCGCCACTACCCGGGGCTCGAGGACTTCGAGTTCGGCAAGCTGCCCCGCCACCACCAGATCGGCGCGAGCGACGCCGCCTACGTGCCCGGCTTCGAGCCGATCGCATCGGGACGCGAGGTCGAGGTCGGCAAGCGCCGCTTCTCCGCCTTCTACGCGACGGACCTCGACCTGCTGCTGCGCGAGCAGGGCATCCGCCGCGTGATCCTCGTCGGCGTGAAGACCAACGTCTGCATCCGCGCCAGCGCGCAGGACGCCTTCGCCGGCGGGTTCGAGGTCTGGGTGCCGCGCGAGACGACCAACTCGAACCGACCGCATCTCGCCGAGGCGAGCCTCGAGGACATCGAGCGTTACATCGGCCGCGTTCCGACGTTCGCCGAAGCGAAGGCGAGCCTGTGA
- a CDS encoding ABC transporter permease produces the protein MIDLLLASAITLSVPLVLAALGGAIHRRAGIVNIGLEAHMILGALMGAVFSGLTGNWAVGALAGLVAGGISGLLMNVIITRLKGNEIIVGLGYNIVMFGVIGYVLRATLGVSGTLQVPGLERMPKLVIPGVADVPILGALISGKDPLFWLCIVLIPVLAWMLRSTRWGVRLRATGASESASASLGLRTLAIRDGAGIVAGALAALGGVALSLGTVGLFNENMTAGRGYVALAAFYFGRSKPLPTALACVLFGFFDALQIRLQTTGGFNADIISTLPYIAVVVVLALTGIRQHYRGARTLS, from the coding sequence GTGATCGATCTCCTACTCGCCTCGGCGATCACCCTGTCGGTCCCGCTCGTCCTCGCGGCGCTGGGCGGTGCGATCCACCGCCGCGCGGGCATCGTCAACATCGGCCTCGAGGCGCACATGATCCTCGGCGCCCTGATGGGTGCCGTGTTCAGCGGCCTGACCGGCAACTGGGCGGTTGGCGCGCTCGCCGGCCTCGTCGCGGGCGGCATCTCGGGCCTGCTGATGAACGTCATCATCACGCGTCTCAAAGGCAACGAGATCATCGTCGGCCTCGGCTACAACATCGTGATGTTCGGCGTCATCGGTTACGTGCTCCGCGCCACCCTCGGCGTCTCGGGCACGCTGCAGGTGCCGGGCCTCGAGCGGATGCCGAAGCTCGTCATCCCGGGCGTCGCCGACGTGCCGATCCTCGGCGCGCTGATCTCGGGCAAGGACCCGCTGTTCTGGCTCTGCATCGTGCTCATCCCCGTCCTCGCCTGGATGCTCCGCTCCACCCGCTGGGGTGTGCGACTCCGCGCCACCGGCGCCTCCGAGAGCGCGAGCGCCTCGCTCGGACTGCGCACGCTCGCGATCCGCGACGGCGCCGGCATCGTCGCGGGCGCCCTCGCCGCTCTCGGCGGTGTGGCCTTGAGTCTCGGCACCGTCGGACTGTTCAACGAGAACATGACCGCCGGCCGCGGGTACGTGGCGCTCGCCGCGTTCTACTTCGGTCGGTCGAAGCCGCTCCCCACAGCCCTCGCGTGCGTGCTCTTCGGCTTCTTCGACGCGCTGCAGATCCGTCTGCAGACGACCGGCGGATTCAACGCCGACATCATCTCGACCCTCCCGTACATCGCCGTCGTGGTGGTGCTGGCCCTCACGGGCATCCGCCAGCACTACCGCGGCGCCCGCACCCTGAGCTGA
- a CDS encoding ABC transporter permease: MTTTPTHEAPVAPAQTESGTPLGRRVIDAALRVLKTAGLPVLIALVVGAIVLLVTGNDPVDVYGRLVEEAFGTPSRINATLAATTPILFTGIAAAFAYRAGVFTVGVEGSFVLGGLVAAVIGSGMADMPPVLSVLLPLLGGTVAGGLVALVPAVLRAFWRVDEVVTTLMFNFIVAGLAGWAVQSFFLAKGQANSSTEYVAENAELPALAPPGQTSVGLVIALVLLVAYALWMRYSTLGFEFRAVGSAPRFSVAQGLRVRTVLLTALIGAGLIGGVGGSAHTLGLVHRYSEGFSADFGFTGIAIALLARFNPIGILVGAILFGALNAAGATVQLFIDLPVQIIDVLQGTVMIFAVAVFAFPRLRRLRAARVERKRS; this comes from the coding sequence ATGACGACCACCCCCACCCACGAGGCGCCGGTCGCGCCGGCGCAGACCGAGTCGGGCACCCCGCTCGGCCGACGCGTGATCGACGCGGCCCTCCGCGTGCTCAAGACCGCGGGGCTGCCGGTCCTCATCGCACTGGTCGTCGGCGCGATCGTGCTGCTCGTCACCGGCAACGACCCCGTCGACGTGTATGGGCGCCTCGTCGAAGAGGCCTTCGGCACCCCGAGCCGCATCAACGCGACTCTCGCCGCCACCACCCCCATCCTTTTCACCGGCATCGCGGCCGCGTTCGCGTATCGGGCGGGCGTCTTCACCGTCGGCGTCGAAGGCAGCTTCGTGCTCGGCGGCCTGGTCGCCGCGGTCATCGGCTCGGGCATGGCGGACATGCCGCCGGTCCTGTCGGTGCTGCTGCCGCTGCTCGGCGGCACCGTCGCCGGCGGCCTCGTCGCCCTGGTTCCCGCGGTGCTCCGCGCGTTCTGGCGGGTCGACGAGGTCGTCACCACGCTGATGTTCAACTTCATCGTCGCCGGCCTGGCGGGCTGGGCGGTGCAGTCCTTCTTCCTCGCGAAGGGCCAGGCCAACTCCAGCACCGAGTACGTGGCGGAGAACGCCGAACTCCCGGCGCTCGCCCCACCCGGGCAGACCAGCGTCGGCCTCGTTATCGCGCTCGTCCTGCTGGTCGCCTACGCCCTGTGGATGCGGTACTCGACCCTCGGTTTCGAGTTCCGCGCGGTCGGCAGTGCACCCCGGTTCTCCGTCGCGCAGGGCCTCCGCGTCCGTACCGTCCTGCTGACCGCCCTGATCGGGGCCGGTCTCATCGGCGGCGTCGGCGGCTCCGCCCACACCCTCGGCCTCGTGCACCGGTACTCCGAAGGCTTCTCGGCCGACTTCGGCTTCACCGGCATCGCGATCGCGTTGCTCGCCCGGTTCAACCCCATCGGCATCCTCGTCGGCGCGATCCTGTTCGGTGCCCTCAACGCCGCCGGCGCCACCGTTCAGCTGTTCATCGACCTGCCCGTGCAGATCATCGACGTGCTGCAGGGCACGGTCATGATCTTCGCGGTCGCCGTCTTCGCCTTCCCGCGGCTCCGCCGACTCCGGGCCGCCCGCGTCGAGAGGAAGCGCTCGTGA
- a CDS encoding ABC transporter ATP-binding protein, with amino-acid sequence MTTASAERVPGPDPAAVSCRIGARGISRSFGPVRANVDVTLSVRPGTVHAIVGENGAGKSTLMRMLYGLDQPDSGSVVIDDEEIVLSSPRAAIERRIGLVQQELAIIPELTLLENLVLGDEPATLGRIDWKKALERARELSSSVGVDIDWNASAARTSIAIQQQVEILRLVYRGADVLILDEPTAVLAPAQADELLRLLKSLRDAGRTVLFISHKLDEVLGVADRISVLRSGRTITEVERGQIDRPGLAALIVGDGERAATTVTRGIPGDVVLVADALSAKDDRGITRLDGVGFEARSGEILGVAAVAGNGQEELAEVLIGIRGVSSGELTLDGMSITRKSVRARRRAGVGYVSADRKVEGLALGLSLADNSIATPKLSVLARAGWLRPRTVGAFVTSVLGRAAVRFGSASDPASSLSGGNQQRVVLGRETIGKPRVLIASQPTRGVDIRGIGYIHELLRQARDEGASIVLFSEELDELRELSDRIVVLHRGRVAGVLPGESSRAEIGELMLGHTDRSTDRTGEAPSA; translated from the coding sequence ATGACTACAGCGAGTGCCGAGCGGGTTCCGGGGCCCGACCCGGCGGCCGTGAGCTGCCGCATCGGGGCACGGGGCATCAGCCGCTCCTTCGGCCCGGTGCGTGCCAACGTCGACGTGACCCTGTCGGTGCGTCCCGGCACGGTGCACGCCATCGTCGGCGAGAACGGCGCAGGCAAGAGCACCCTGATGCGGATGCTCTACGGGCTCGATCAGCCCGACTCGGGATCCGTCGTCATCGATGACGAGGAGATCGTCCTCAGCAGCCCGCGCGCCGCGATCGAACGTCGCATCGGTCTGGTGCAGCAGGAGCTGGCGATCATCCCCGAGCTCACCCTCCTCGAGAACCTGGTGCTCGGCGACGAGCCCGCGACCCTCGGCCGCATCGACTGGAAGAAGGCCCTCGAACGGGCCCGCGAGCTGAGCTCCTCCGTCGGCGTCGACATCGACTGGAACGCGAGCGCCGCGCGCACGTCGATCGCGATCCAACAGCAGGTCGAAATCCTTCGGCTGGTCTACCGGGGCGCCGACGTGCTGATCCTCGACGAACCGACCGCCGTGCTCGCTCCGGCGCAGGCCGACGAACTCCTCCGCCTGCTGAAGTCGCTCCGCGACGCGGGGCGCACCGTCCTCTTCATCTCGCACAAGCTCGACGAGGTGCTCGGCGTCGCCGACCGCATCTCGGTGCTGCGCTCCGGCCGCACCATCACCGAGGTCGAGCGCGGGCAGATCGACCGTCCCGGCCTCGCGGCCCTCATCGTCGGCGACGGCGAGCGGGCGGCGACCACCGTCACGCGCGGCATCCCGGGCGACGTGGTCCTCGTCGCCGACGCGCTCTCCGCCAAGGACGACAGGGGTATCACCCGACTCGACGGTGTCGGCTTCGAAGCCCGATCCGGCGAGATCCTCGGCGTCGCGGCAGTCGCCGGCAACGGGCAGGAGGAGCTCGCGGAGGTGCTGATCGGCATCCGCGGCGTCTCGTCGGGCGAGCTCACCCTCGACGGCATGTCCATCACGCGGAAGTCGGTGCGGGCGCGGCGTCGCGCGGGCGTCGGCTACGTCTCCGCCGACCGCAAGGTCGAGGGCCTCGCCCTCGGCCTCTCACTCGCCGACAACTCGATCGCGACCCCGAAGCTCTCCGTGCTCGCGCGAGCCGGGTGGCTGCGCCCCCGCACCGTCGGAGCCTTCGTCACCTCCGTCCTCGGCCGCGCCGCCGTCCGCTTCGGATCGGCGTCGGACCCGGCGTCGTCGCTGTCCGGCGGCAACCAGCAGCGGGTCGTCCTCGGCCGCGAGACGATCGGCAAGCCGCGGGTGCTCATCGCAAGCCAGCCGACCCGCGGCGTCGACATCCGCGGCATCGGCTACATCCACGAACTGCTCCGCCAGGCCCGCGACGAAGGCGCATCGATCGTCCTGTTCAGCGAGGAGCTCGACGAGCTGCGCGAGCTGTCCGACCGCATCGTCGTCCTTCACCGCGGACGCGTAGCGGGGGTCCTGCCGGGCGAGAGCAGCCGCGCCGAGATCGGCGAGCTCATGCTCGGCCACACCGACCGCTCCACCGATCGGACAGGGGAGGCACCCTCCGCATGA
- a CDS encoding BMP family protein has translation MKKRHALVFAPVAASLLLLTACSGASSDGSASGGDGDSLASTALVVAQGGLGDESYNDYAYTGFEKGLADNGLEGTPIESDDIVGQGEQVLRRAGDEGLGLVIDLEYSHAEILPQVAADYPDTFWALVNAEAAGDNVASVLFQEQEGSYLAGALAAIQTSNTSDPKINSDKVIGVIGGAQSAGIDKFLVGYIQGARDTDPEVTVLTAYSNDFADPTKGQQLAQSMFDQGADIVYAVAGGTGAGVIQAAEDNNHYAIGVDANQDDVAPGFVLTTMLKRTDVAMDTLLKAYKDGDFPGGETLNLGLAEDGVGLSDFANTKDAIGQETLDRIEELKQQIIDGDITVWNVVADGYPDYYSGS, from the coding sequence ATGAAGAAACGACACGCGCTGGTCTTCGCTCCGGTGGCGGCCTCGCTGCTGCTGCTGACCGCCTGCTCGGGCGCGAGTAGCGACGGCTCCGCCAGCGGCGGCGACGGCGACTCGCTCGCGTCGACGGCTCTCGTCGTCGCGCAGGGAGGCCTCGGCGACGAGTCCTACAACGACTACGCCTACACGGGCTTCGAGAAGGGCCTCGCCGACAACGGTCTCGAGGGAACCCCGATCGAGTCGGACGACATCGTCGGTCAGGGCGAGCAGGTGCTGCGCCGCGCCGGTGACGAGGGGCTCGGTCTCGTGATCGACCTCGAGTACTCGCACGCCGAGATCCTTCCGCAGGTCGCCGCGGACTACCCCGACACCTTCTGGGCGCTCGTCAACGCGGAGGCCGCGGGCGACAACGTCGCCTCGGTGCTCTTCCAGGAGCAGGAGGGCTCGTACCTCGCCGGTGCGCTCGCCGCGATCCAGACGAGCAACACCAGTGACCCGAAGATCAACTCCGACAAGGTGATCGGCGTCATCGGCGGTGCGCAGAGCGCCGGCATCGACAAGTTCCTGGTCGGCTACATCCAGGGCGCTCGCGACACCGACCCCGAGGTCACGGTGCTCACCGCCTACTCGAACGACTTCGCGGACCCGACCAAGGGTCAGCAGCTCGCGCAGTCGATGTTCGACCAGGGTGCGGACATCGTCTACGCGGTCGCCGGCGGCACCGGCGCCGGCGTCATCCAGGCGGCGGAGGACAACAACCACTACGCGATCGGCGTCGACGCCAACCAGGACGACGTGGCCCCCGGCTTCGTGCTCACCACGATGCTGAAGCGCACCGACGTCGCCATGGACACCCTCCTCAAGGCGTACAAGGACGGCGACTTCCCGGGCGGCGAGACCCTGAACCTCGGTCTCGCCGAAGACGGCGTCGGCCTCTCGGACTTCGCGAACACGAAGGACGCGATCGGCCAGGAGACCCTCGACCGCATCGAGGAGCTGAAGCAGCAGATCATCGACGGCGACATCACGGTCTGGAACGTGGTCGCCGACGGCTACCCGGACTACTACTCCGGTAGCTGA
- a CDS encoding GntR family transcriptional regulator, translated as MRVELDHARGGQPLYVQLARAIEDFIALEELKPGDLLPSETVLAAENRLSRATVIKAFDTLVDRGVVTRRQGRGTFVSARPMERQLPDLSSFSEHVHGLGLAPGSTLLSFEMLAAGDPARPASAFDGEPGDEQDLVRLERLRTVGKEHVGIQRALIAADVADRIGLTEPVAADSGWSLYEALRQGGVYLTSGEETLRAINADEREAELLGVEEGTALIEIVRSSRDATGRLVEVVRARYLGTQYLYHITFAPQPHGGNHEETTRAGLRSGGGLAAAADRLLGRE; from the coding sequence ATGCGAGTTGAACTCGACCACGCACGCGGCGGACAGCCGTTGTATGTGCAGCTCGCTCGCGCGATCGAAGACTTCATCGCTCTCGAAGAGCTGAAGCCCGGTGACCTGCTTCCGAGCGAGACGGTGCTCGCGGCGGAGAACCGTCTGAGCCGCGCCACCGTCATCAAGGCCTTCGACACACTCGTCGACCGGGGCGTCGTCACCCGCCGTCAGGGGCGCGGCACCTTCGTCAGTGCGCGCCCGATGGAGCGCCAGCTCCCCGACCTGTCGAGCTTCTCCGAGCATGTCCACGGACTCGGCCTCGCCCCCGGAAGCACGCTGCTGTCCTTCGAGATGCTGGCGGCGGGCGACCCCGCCCGTCCCGCCTCCGCCTTCGACGGAGAGCCCGGCGACGAGCAGGACCTCGTCCGCCTCGAGCGACTGCGCACCGTCGGCAAGGAGCACGTCGGCATTCAGCGCGCCCTCATCGCCGCCGACGTGGCCGACCGGATCGGTCTCACCGAGCCGGTCGCCGCCGACAGCGGCTGGTCGCTCTACGAGGCGCTCCGACAGGGCGGCGTCTACCTCACCTCCGGCGAGGAGACGCTGCGCGCCATCAACGCCGACGAGCGCGAAGCCGAACTCCTCGGAGTCGAGGAGGGCACCGCGCTCATCGAAATCGTCCGCTCTTCGCGGGACGCAACCGGACGCCTCGTCGAGGTCGTCCGAGCCCGGTACCTCGGGACGCAGTACCTGTACCACATCACATTCGCCCCCCAACCCCATGGAGGAAACCATGAAGAAACGACACGCGCTGGTCTTCGCTCCGGTGGCGGCCTCGCTGCTGCTGCTGACCGCCTGCTCGGGCGCGAGTAG
- a CDS encoding heparan-alpha-glucosaminide N-acetyltransferase domain-containing protein: MSTVAPAVSTTRVFAIDLGRFAALAGMMAAHTWNRTADGEQTLIGELVAGRAAALFAVLAGVGVVFVTRRALAEGRRGIAARLLLGRALAIFVIGMTLGLLGTNVYVIIAYYGLLFLAMAPIAGLRSRWLIGIAVVLAVAGPFVNVFVRASLGVTEELGSPTWVDLLDPIALVRGLLITGIYPVITWLVYAIVGMLIGRALIRADTVDRVRRLGLVTALGGLVSVVVGYLVSALVLDVVGGRAALAELYGADGRRIVDELLVDGGTGSPPLRSPYWLATAAPHTGSTPDLLITAGIAAITIGVLLALLPAPGRTLRNVLLPIAGAGAAPLTVYSVHVALTALVPQTATLLSPDGFAPFEFRSSLPLYLANLAVALGIGTVLGLLRIRGPLETAVTAAGSATAGIRRSGNRS; this comes from the coding sequence ATGTCGACGGTCGCGCCCGCAGTGTCAACGACGCGGGTCTTCGCCATCGACCTCGGCCGGTTCGCGGCGCTCGCCGGGATGATGGCGGCGCACACCTGGAACCGCACGGCCGACGGCGAGCAGACCCTGATCGGCGAACTCGTCGCAGGTCGGGCCGCCGCGCTCTTCGCGGTGCTCGCGGGCGTCGGAGTCGTCTTCGTCACCCGCCGCGCGCTCGCTGAGGGGAGGCGCGGAATCGCCGCGCGACTTCTCCTCGGCAGAGCGCTCGCGATCTTCGTGATCGGCATGACCCTCGGCCTGCTCGGCACCAACGTGTACGTGATCATCGCCTATTACGGCCTGCTCTTCCTCGCGATGGCGCCCATCGCCGGGCTGCGCTCCCGGTGGCTGATCGGCATCGCCGTGGTCCTCGCCGTGGCGGGGCCGTTCGTCAACGTGTTCGTGCGCGCATCGCTCGGCGTCACCGAAGAGCTCGGCAGCCCGACGTGGGTCGATCTGCTCGACCCCATCGCCCTCGTGCGCGGACTGCTGATCACCGGCATCTACCCGGTCATCACCTGGCTGGTCTACGCGATCGTCGGAATGCTCATCGGTCGCGCGCTCATCCGCGCGGACACCGTCGACCGGGTCCGCCGGCTCGGACTCGTCACCGCCCTCGGAGGCCTGGTCTCCGTGGTGGTCGGATACCTCGTCAGCGCGCTCGTGCTCGACGTGGTCGGCGGACGCGCGGCCCTTGCGGAGCTCTACGGCGCTGACGGCCGCCGCATCGTCGACGAGTTGCTCGTCGACGGCGGAACCGGGTCGCCGCCGCTGCGCAGCCCGTACTGGCTCGCGACCGCCGCACCGCACACGGGCAGCACGCCCGACCTTCTCATCACCGCCGGTATCGCCGCCATCACGATCGGCGTGCTGCTCGCGCTGCTGCCCGCTCCGGGACGGACGCTGCGGAACGTCCTCCTGCCGATCGCCGGAGCGGGGGCGGCGCCGCTGACCGTCTACTCCGTGCACGTCGCGCTGACCGCCCTCGTGCCGCAGACGGCCACCCTGCTGAGCCCCGACGGGTTCGCCCCGTTCGAGTTCCGCTCGAGCCTGCCCCTGTATCTCGCCAACCTGGCCGTCGCGCTCGGCATCGGCACGGTGCTCGGGCTCTTGCGCATCCGCGGCCCGCTCGAGACCGCCGTCACCGCCGCCGGCAGCGCCACGGCTGGCATCCGGCGCTCAGGAAACCGCTCGTAG